A single window of Micromonas commoda chromosome 6, complete sequence DNA harbors:
- the LHCP2.2 gene encoding prasinophyte specific chlorophyll a/b-binding protein, chloroplast precursor has product MACIASSFTGSVAALKATKIQAKSVSKVIKADIYPEFGTYPGGGESPIIPFGSEKNAEREVIHGRWAMLGVTGAWAAENGTGIPWFTAGTLCTPDDCTAVADKFPGAVAPLAPEGSGYPSFWAVLAIEVVLVGLAEAYRTGLSDPVFDELTVGDVSPGGRFDPLGLAESGDLEELKIKELKHCRLSMFAWLGCIFQGLATQEGPIANWQAHVADPVHANVLTNAASGFGFY; this is encoded by the exons ATGGCCTGCATTGCCTCCTCTTTCaccggctccgtcgcggccctcAAGGCGACCAAGATCCAG GCCAAGTCTGTGTCCAAGGTCATCAAGGCCGACATCTACCCCGAGTTCGGCACCTAccccggtggcggcgagtcCCCCATCATCCCCTTCGGCTCCGAGAAGAACGCCGAGCGTGAGGTCATCCACGGCCGCTGGGCGATGCTCGGCGTGACCGGTGCCTGGGCCGCCGAGAACGGCACCGGCATCCCCTGGTTCACCGCCGGTACCCTCTGCACCCCCGACGActgcaccgccgtcgcggacaagttccccggcgccgtcgctcccctcgcccccgagggcTCCGGCTACCCCTCCTTCTGGgccgtcctcgccatcgaggtcgtcctcgtcggcctcgccgaggcttaCCGCACCGGCCTCTCCGACCCCgtcttcgacgagctcaccgTCGGTGACGTGTCCCCCGGTGGCCGCTTCGACcccctcggcctcgccgagtccggtgacctcgaggagctcaagatcaaggagctcaagcaCTGCCGCCTCTCCATGTTCGCGTGGCTCGGCTGCATCTTCCAGGGTCTCGCCACCCAGGAGGGCCCCATCGCCAACTGGcaggcgcacgtcgcggacccCGTCCACGCCAACGTGCTCaccaacgccgcctccggcttCGGCTTCTACTAA
- the LHCP2.3 gene encoding prasinophyte specific chlorophyll a/b-binding protein (ChloroP and Target P did not predict cTP but signalP gave a 23 aa cTP; putitave chloroplast precursor) has product MACIASSFTGSVAALKATKIQAKSVSKVIKADIYPEFGTYPGGGESPIIPFGSEKNAEREVIHGRWAMLGVTGAWAAENGTGIPWFTAGTLCTPDDCTAVADKFPGAVAPLAPEGSGYPSFWAVLAIEVVLVGLAEAYRTGLSDPVFDELTVGDVSPGGRFDPLGLAESGDLEELKIKELKHCRLSMFAWLGCIFQGLATQEGPIANWQAHVADPVHANVLTNAASGFGFY; this is encoded by the exons ATGGCCTGCATTGCCTCCTCCTTCaccggctccgtcgccgccctcaaGGCGACCAAGATCCAG GCCAAGTCTGTGTCCAAGGTCATCAAGGCCGACATCTACCCCGAGTTCGGCACCTAccccggtggcggcgagtcCCCCATCATCCCCTTCGGCTCCGAGAAGAACGCCGAGCGTGAGGTCATCCACGGCCGCTGGGCGATGCTCGGCGTGACCGGTGCCTGGGCCGCCGAGAACGGCACCGGCATCCCCTGGTTCACCGCCGGTACCCTCTGCACCCCCGACGActgcaccgccgtcgcggacaagttccccggcgccgtcgctcccctcgcccccgagggcTCCGGCTACCCCTCCTTCTGGgccgtcctcgccatcgaggtcgtcctcgtcggcctcgccgaggcttaCCGCACCGGCCTCTCCGACCCCgtcttcgacgagctcaccgTCGGTGACGTGTCCCCCGGTGGCCGCTTCGACcccctcggcctcgccgagtccggtgacctcgaggagctcaagatcaaggagctcaagcaCTGCCGCCTCTCCATGTTCGCGTGGCTCGGCTGCATCTTCCAGGGTCTCGCCACCCAGGAGGGCCCCATCGCCAACTGGcaggcgcacgtcgcggacccCGTCCACGCCAACGTGCTCaccaacgccgcctccggcttCGGCTTCTACTAA
- a CDS encoding predicted protein, giving the protein MRASRDDERWTSVPLLDSDDGAAAARRHARGRTGRWVAAGAAVGAIALVLVAALALTDPARRRGVATSDAAPKPATRANAAHAATLGRTSSSDANDDGRAGHLAARRRRSPRDAPLSAARVVPGVGSGVGENEMVTLVDLDDLDEETGEKSEAQRGWRKGDERWLKPSTIEAHVHAADDELTNEFLDELPTRVPAHAIAEVKWAKFDETRDRVLPPADVGSYAGEEIDWTVVREKKAAAAGAAAEGAKQNERIRLIVESERLAAEQARWSDSTYGSAAPSGSFILAPICLAVVSSVVVIAVLLVRNRGPYGVDGKGGDDGGDMGGHVREDDRRVRGSEGESILGETDGGSKGSDRDVESGDVRLGGIIGEGGDANRRSMDGAESSSVADSHSFANYGATKNHHHHHHHHHHGGGRNSDAANLRGLMAGFGSRNTAMDRLIDDSRSDVAPSEAPSTVFEINPPRWVARMFGAGGPRDSGNSAVGVEEAAVAAALERGNSSRGESVFSAADFSDAEAYAYAMRLRSGTKSYPRGKPHSQPGHPHHANAPAADGTGRASAAGRAVATSAHASAFAAPPPPHLQSRSAGGGGGGAAAAAAGGSGKPPRPFVGAAMAGAGRPVPPDRPPRIVKSTTRFL; this is encoded by the coding sequence atgcgcgcgtcccgcgacgacgagcggtgGACCTCGGTCCCGTTGCTCGATTCGGatgacggcgcggcggcggcgcggcgccacgCCCGCGGTCGCACCGGGCGatgggtcgcggcgggcgcggcggtgggcgcgatagcgctcgtgctcgtcgcggcgctcgcgctcaccgatcccgcgcggcgtcgcggggtcgcaacgagcgacgcggcgcctaaacccgcgacgcgcgcgaacgcggcgcacgccgcgacgctgggacgaacgtcgtcgtcggacgcgaacgatgatggacgcgcggggcatctcgccgcgcgtcggcgccgctcgccgcgcgatgcgccgctctccgccgcgcgcgtcgtccccggcgtaGGATCCGGCGTGGGCGAGAACGAGATGGTGACGCTCgtggacctcgacgacctcgacgaggagaccGGCGAGAAGAGCGAGGCGCAACGGGGATGGAGGAAGGGCGATGAACGGTGGCTAAAGCCCTCCACCATCGAGgcgcacgtccacgccgccgacgacgagctcaccaacgagttcctcgacgagctaccgacgcgcgtcccggcgcacgccatcgccgaggtgAAGTGGGCCAAGTTCGACGAAACGAGAGACAGGGTGctgccgcccgcggacgtcggaTCGTACGCGGGGGAGGAGATCGACTGGACGGTGGTGcgggagaagaaggcggcggcggcgggagcagcggcggagggcgcgaagCAGAACGAGCGCATTCGGCTCATCGTCGAGTCCGAGCGCCTGGCGGCTGAGCAGGCGAGGTGGTCAGACTCGACGTACggaagcgccgcgccgagcgggtCGTTCATCCTGGCGCCCATATGCCTCGCGGTGGTGTCCAGCGTGGTCGTCATCGCGGTGCTGCTGGTCCGAAACCGCGGGCCGTACGGGGTGGACGGAAaaggcggtgacgacggcggcgacatggGCGGACACGTACGCGAAGACGATCGGCGAGTTCGGGGATCCGAAGGGGAGTCGATCCTCGGAGAGACGGATGGAGGATCGAAGGGCTCGGACCGGGACGTGGAGAGCGGGGACGTTCGTCTTGGAGGTATCATCGGGGaagggggcgacgcgaaccgtcgttcgatggacggcgccgagtcgtcctccgtcgcggactcGCACTCCTTTGCCAATTacggcgcgacgaagaatcatcatcatcatcatcatcatcatcatcacgGGGGCGGTCGGAATTCCGACGCGGCTAACCTGCGCGGGCTGATGGCGGGATTCGGCTCGAGGAACACCGCGATGGACCGGCTCATCGACGACAGCAggagcgacgtcgcgccgtccgAGGCGCCCAGCACGGTGTTCGAGATTAATCCCCCGCGGTGGGTGGCGAGGAtgttcggcgccggggggccGAGAGATTCCGGCAActccgcggtgggcgtcgaggaggcggccgtcgcggcggcgctcgagcgcggtaactccagccgcggcgagtcggtgttcagcgccgcggacttctccgacgcggaggcgtacGCGTACGCGATGCGCCTCCGATCGGGGACGAAAAGTTACCCCCGCGGGAAACCTCATTCACAACCCGGTCATCCTCAtcacgcgaacgcgccggcggcggacgggacggggcgcgcgagcgcggcggggcgggcggtcgcgacgagcgcgcacgcgagcgcgttcgccgcgccgccgccgccgcacctacagtcgaggtccgcgggcggcggcggcggcggcgcggcggcggcggcggcgggggggagtgggaagccgccgaggccgtttgtcggcgccgcgatggccggcgcgggccgGCCGGTGCCCCCGgatcgaccgccgcggatcgtcaagtcgacgacgcggttcctgtga
- a CDS encoding predicted protein, whose product MSFRVFARRAIAATACAGVGAAAYPFVSAPFPRALQESSNASPRERLVVLGSGWGAVALLKNIDPTLYDVSVVSPRNFFLNTPLLPGVTVGTVEARSLIEPAAAIAVDPVARTVRCKDESEVTAANPEFTLPYDKLVVAVGAPPNTFGTPGVREHAKFLKEVDDAIDIRRKLADLFETASLPGVPEEEQRKMLSVLVVGGGPTGVEFAAELHDFLREDVPRLYPALRDKISITVVQSADHILNTYDARISKYAEEKFKRDGIRILTNRRVTDVSQAHASVMCKKTKKIEKIPFGVCVWSTGLGTAPLVRSIIAAAGQPPRRRAVSVDKYLQVRGLEPRGSVLALGDCADVKSKAAAGGELLDKADELFKRADVDKNGTVDKDEFVNILKTLEESYPQIATLTKGAADGMLHDILSKFDEDGDGSLDRREFRRAMAEADSRLASHPATAQVANQQGEYLARELNAQGRARRAGVEDPAPTRPFEYVHLGSFATLGGEQAALDTSGSPLPGDFVSQGIGTMVLWYGVYFSNCVSWRNKAMVVLDWTKKGVWGRDSSRV is encoded by the exons atgtcctTCCGCGTCTTCGCTCGCagggcgatcgccgcgaccgcctgCGCGGGCGTCGGAGCGGCCGCCTACCCCTTCGTCtccgcgccgttcccgcgGGCGCTGCAGGAATcatcgaacgcgtcgccccgggAGAGGCTGGTGGTCCTCGGCAGCGGCtggggcgcggtggcgctcctCAAGAACATCGACCCGACCCTGTacgacgtctccgtcgtATCCCCGCGCAACTTCTTCCTCAACACCCCGCTCCTGCCGGGCGTCACCGTGGGAaccgtcgaggcgcgctcGCTCATCGAGCcc gcggccgcgatcgccgtcgaccccgtcgcgcgaACCGTGCGGTGCAAAGACGAGTCCGaagtcaccgccgcgaacccggAGTTTACCCTCCCGTACGAcaagctcgtcgtcgcggtgggcgcACCCCCCAACACCTTCGGCACCCCGGGCGTCCGCGAACACGCCAAATTCTTAaaggaggtggacgacgccatcgacatTCGGCGCAAGCTCGCGGACCTCTTCGAGACCGCGTCCCTTCCCGGGgtcccggaggaggagcagcgCAAGATGCTGTCGGTGCTCGTCGTGGGGGGCGGGCCGACGGGGGTcgagttcgccgcggagcttcACGACTTTctccgcgaggacgtcccGCGACTCTACCCGGCGCTCAGAGATAAGATCTCAATCACCGTGGTGCAGTCCGCGGATCACATCCTCAACACGTACGACGCGCGCATCAGCAAGTACGCCGAGGAAAAGTTTAAACGAGACGGGATTCGGATCCTGACGAAccgacgcgtcaccgacgtTTCGcaggcgcacgcgtccgtgATGTGTAAGAAGACAAAGAAAATTGAGAAGATCCCGTTTGGGGTTTGCGTGTGGTCCACCGGCCTCGGCACCGCCCCGCTCGTCCGCtccatcatcgccgccgcggggcagccgccgcgacgcagggCGGTGAGCGTCGACAAGTACCTCCAGGTGAGGGGTTTAGAGCCGAGGGGAAGCGTTTTGGCTTTGGGCGATTGCGCCGACGTGAAATCCAAAgcggccgccggcggggagCTCCTGGACAAGGCGGACGAGCTGTTCaagcgcgccgacgtggacaaGAACGGGACGGTGGACAAGGACGAGTTCGTGAACATCCTCAAGACGCTGGAGGAGTCGTACCCGCAGATCGCGACGCTGacgaagggcgccgcggatgggATGTTACACGACATCCTTAGTAAGTTtgacgaagacggcgacgggagtctggaccgccgcgagttccgccgcgcgatggccgaggCGGACTCGCGGCTCGCCTCGCACCCGGCCACCGCGCAGGTGGCGAACCAGCAGGGCGAGTACCTCGCCAGGGAGCTCAACGCGCAGGGAAGGGCGAGGCGTGCCGGCGTCGAAgatccggcgccgacgaggccgtTTGAGTACGTTCACCTCGGTtcgttcgcgacgctcgggggCGAGCAGGCGGCGTTGGACACGAGCGGGAGCCCGCTGCCCGGCGACTTCGTGAGCCAGGGCATCGGGACGATGGTACTGTGGTACGGCGTGTACTTCAGCAACTGCGTGTCGTGGAGAAACAAGGCGATGGTGGTGTTGGACTGGACGAAAAAAGGCGTGTGGGGACGGGACTCGAGTCGCGTGTGA
- a CDS encoding predicted protein, with protein WDVRVLYDGDCPLCVREVDFLRRKDAGRGKLDLVDIASARYDPSANRGIEFATAMSTIHGIEPNGDVITGVEVFERAYAAVGLGWVYAFAKVPALLAAANKAYDFWAERRMEVTGRGSLTEVLELRRR; from the coding sequence TGGGACGTGCGCGTGTTGTACGACGGCGACTGCCCGCTTTgcgtgcgcgaggtggaCTTCCTCCGTCGCAAGGACGCCGGGCGAGGAAAGCTGGACCTCGTGgacatcgcgtcggcgcggtacGACCCGAGCGCCAACCGCGGCATCGAGTTCGCGACAGCGATGAGCACGATTCACGGCATCGAGCCcaacggcgacgtcatcaccggcgtcgaggtgtTCGAacgcgcgtacgccgccgtgggGCTGGGATGGGTGTACGCGTTCGCGAAGGTgcccgcgctgctcgcggcggcgaacaagGCGTACGACTTCTGGGCGGAGCGACGGATGGAGGTCACCGGCCGGGGTTCCCTGACGGAGGTGCTGGAGCTTCGACGGAGA
- a CDS encoding predicted protein: protein MSAAAVSRVFTAPHVFIAHRATRRSPPRGPVRVHAAAGARHSGIVGDDLVHGSSLTSTRDTPSHVPPASGAAAGGVPVAAGIAPEDLVHGSSLVATRYAPTKQPSSSSSSTQGIAAQGSGKPVAYIAPTCPFAHKAWLALVEKEVDFEMRAVDLNDKQPDMIAAYGVASPDAGSVAKVPILIHDGVAMIESALCATYVAEAFKSSGADLLPATPAEQYKVGLWCETFAVGPPFFRALRATSQSDVDSALDDLRSVLRKCERCLEIAQTTTGRDKGQSDGPFVLGAKYSMAEVLTSTMLPRLSVALGHYRGFRLHAAVEEMGLHRLARWMDASMDRPSMRQTLGEVGRVKGVDAGSAFIDHFAKFVSWKGE, encoded by the coding sequence atgagcgccgcggccgtaTCCCGCGTCTTCACCGCGCCCCACGTCTTCatcgcgcaccgcgcgactCGCCGCTCCCCCCCCCGGggccccgtccgcgtccacgccgcggcgggagcgcggcactccggcatcgtcggcgacgacctcgtgcACGGATCGTCGTTGACGTCCACGAGGGATACCCCCTCGCACGTTCCgcccgcctcgggcgcggccgcgggcggcgtccccgtcgccgcgggcatcgcgccgGAGGACCTCGTCCACGGctcctccctcgtcgccacccgCTACGCGCCCACAAAgcagccgtcgtcgtcgtcgtcgtccacgcaAGGGATCGCCGCGCAAGGGTCGGGCAAGCCAGTCGCGTACATCGCCCCGACGTGCCCGTTCGCGCACAAGGCgtggctcgcgctcgtggagaAGGAGGTCGACTTCGAgatgcgcgccgtcgacctcAACGACAAGCAGCCGGACATGATCGCCGCGTACGGAGTCGCGTCACCCGACGCCGGATCCGTCGCCAAGGTTCCCATCCTCAtccacgacggcgtcgccatgaTCGAATCCGCGTTGTGCGCCACctacgtcgccgaggcgttcaAATCCTCCGGCGCCGACCTCCTGCCGGCCACGCCCGCGGAACAGTATAAAGTAGGTCTCTGGTGCGAGACGTTCGCGGTGGGGCCGCCGTTCTTCAGAGCGCTGCGCGCTACGAGCCAATCCGACGTGGACTCCGCGCTGGATGACCTTCGATCCGTTCTTCGCAAATGCGAGCGGTGCCTGGAGATTGCGCAGACTACTACCGGCCGAGACAAAGGCCAATCCGACGGGCCGTTCGTGCTCGGGGCGAAGTACTCGATGGCGGAGGTGCTGACGAGCACGATGCTCCCGCGTCTCAGCGTGGCGCTGGGTCACTACCGCGGGTTCAGGCTGCACGCGGCGGTTGAGGAGATGGGTCTGCATCGGCTGGCGCGATGGATGGATGCGAGCATGGATCGGCCGAGCATGCGTCAAACGCTCGGGGAGGTTGGGCGCGTgaagggcgtcgacgccggcagCGCGTTCATCGACCACTTCGCCAAGTTTGTGTCGTGGAAGGGGGAGTGA